Proteins encoded together in one Camelina sativa cultivar DH55 chromosome 9, Cs, whole genome shotgun sequence window:
- the LOC104712875 gene encoding probable phospholipid-transporting ATPase 5 isoform X1: MARGRIRSKLGLSHLYTFGCLRPSTLEGQDSQPIQGPGFSRTVFCNQPHMHKKKPLRYRSNYVSTTRYNLITFFPKSLYEQFHRAANLYFLVAAILSVFPLSPFNKWSMIAPLVFVVGLSMLKEALEDWRRFMQDVKINARKTCVHKSDGVFRQRKWKKVSVGDIVKVEKDEFFPADLLLLSSSYDDGICYVETMNLDGETNLKVKRSLDLSVPLDDDESFKNFMATVRCEDPNPNLYTFVGNLEYERQTFPLDPSQILLRDSKLRNTTYVYGVVVFTGFDTKVMQNSTKSPSKRSRIERTMDYIIYTLLVLLILISCISSSGFAWETEFHMPKMWYLRPAEPIDFTNPTNPIYAGVVHLITALLLYGYLIPISLYVSIEVVKVWQASFINQDLHMYDDESGVPAQARTSNLNEELGQVHTILSDKTGTLTCNQMDFLKCSIAGTSYGVRSSEVELAAAKQMAVDLEEHGEISSTPQSQTKVYGTWDSSRTQEIEVEGCTNEGGDNNYNNRRAPIKGFGFEDIRLMNGNWLRESQPNDILQFFRILAICHTAIPELNEETGKYTYEAESPDEASFLAAAREFGFEFFKRTQSSVVIRERFSGSGQIIEREYKVLNLLEFTSKRKRMTVIVRDEEGQILLLCKGADSIIFERLAKNGKTYLGPTTRHLTEYGEAGLRTLALAYRKLDEDEYAAWNSEFLKAKTSIGSDREELLETGADMIEKELILIGATAVEDKLQKGVPQCIDKLAQAGLKLWVLTGDKMETAINIGFACSLLRQGMRQICITSMSSEGGSQDSKRVVKENILNQLTKAVQMVKLEKDPHAAFALIIDGKTLTYALEDDMKYQFLALAVDCASVICCRVSPKQKALVVRLVKEGTGKTTLAIGDGANDVGMIQEADIGVGISGVEGMQAVMASDFSIAQFRFLERLLVVHGHWCYKRIAQMICYFFYKNIAFGLTLFYFEAFTGFSGQSVYNDYYLLLFNVVLTSLPVIALGVFEQDVSSEICLQFPALYQQGTKNLFFDWSRILGWMCNGVYASLVIFFLNIGIIYSQAFRDGGQTADMDAVGTTMFTCIIWAANVQIALTMSHFTWIQHVLIWGSIGMWYLFVAIYSMTPPSLSGNIYRILDEVLAPAPIYWMATLLVTVAAVLPYVAHISFQRFLNPLDHHIIQEIKYYGRDIEDARLWTRERTKAREKTKIGFTARVDAKIRHLRSKLNKKQSNLSHFSAQDAMSPRSL; this comes from the exons ATGGCTCGAGGTAGAATAAGATCGAAGCTGGGACTAAGCCATCTTTATACATTTGGATGTCTTAGGCCTAGTACGCTTGAAGGTCAAGACTCTCAACCAATCCAAGGTCCAGGATTTAGCAGGACTGTGTTCTGTAATCAGCCTCATATGCACAAGAAGAAGCCTTTGAGATATCGTTCTAATTATGTCTCTACCACTAGGTACAATCTCATCACTTTCTTCCCCAAGTCCTTGTACGAGCAGTTCCACCGTGCTGCAAATCTCTACTTCTTGGTAGCTGCGATTCTCTCCGTGTTTCCTCTCTCACCGTTCAACAAATGGAGCATGATTGCTCCTTTGGTCTTTGTCGTTGGGCTTAGTATGTTAAAAGAGGCTCTAGAAGATTGGCGTAGGTTTATGCAAGATGTGAAGATCAATGCCCGTAAAACTTGTGTTCATAAAAGCGACGGTGTGTTTCGTCAGAGGAAGTGGAAGAAGGTTAGCGTTGGGGATATTGTGAAAGTGGAGAAGGACGAATTCTTCCCTGCTGATTTGCTTCTTTTGTCTTCAAGTTACGATGATGGGATTTGCTACGTTGAGACTATGAACTTGGATGGTGAAACAAACTTGAAAGTGAAGAGATCCTTGGATTTGTCAGTGCCACTAGATGATGATGAGTCTTTCAAGAACTTCATGGCGACGGTAAGATGTGAAGATCCAAACCCGAATCTCTATACCTTTGTTGGCAATCTAGAGTATGAGCGGCAAACATTTCCTCTGGATCCAAGTCAAATTCTCTTAAGAGACTCAAAGCTTAGGAATACAACCTACGTTTATGGAGTTGTGGTATTTACTGGTTTTGATACCAAAGTTATGCAGAATTCAACAAAATCGCCTTCCAAGAGAAGCAGAATCGAAAGAACAATGGACTAC ATCATCTACACACTTCTTGTCCTACTTATTTTAATCTCTTGCATCAGCTCATCAGGATTTGCTTGGGAGACAGAGTTTCACATGCCAAAAATGTGGTACTTACGACCTGCCGAGCCTATAGATTTTACAAATCCGACCAATCCAATCTACGCTGGGGTTGTCCATCTCATCACTGCTCTATTGCTTTACGGCTATTTGATTCCAATCTCTCTTTATGTTTCCATCGAGGTTGTCAAAGTCTGGCAAGCAAGTTTCATCAACCAAGATTTACACATGTATGATGATGAGAGTGGAGTCCCTGCACAAGCGCGAACTTCGAACCTAAACGAAGAGCTTGGTCAGGTTCATACTATCCTCTCCGACAAAACAGGAACTTTGACATGTAATCAGATGGATTTCTTGAAATGCTCCATTGCTGGCACTTCTTATGGTGTGCGTTCTAGCGAAGTAGAGCTTGCTGCTGCAAAGCAGATGGCTGTTGATCTTGAAGAGCACGGAGAGATATCGAGTACTCCTCAGTCTCAGACTAAAGTGTATGGTACATGGGACAGTAGCCGTACACAAGAAATCGAGGTGGAAGGTTGCACAAATGAGGGAGGGGACAATAACTATAATAATCGTAGAGCTCCTATAAAGGGATTTGGTTTTGAGGATATCAGACTTATGAATGGTAATTGGTTGAGGGAATCACAACCAAATGACATTCTGCAGTTCTTCCGCATATTAGCTATTTGTCACACTGCTATTCCCGAGCTGAACGAGGAGACTGGTAAGTACACCTACGAAGCAGAGTCACCTGATGAGGCTTCTTTTCTTGCTGCTGCTAGagagtttggttttgagttcTTCAAGAGAACCCAGTCAAGCGTTGTTATCCGCGAAAGGTTCTCTGGTTCAGGGCAAATAATCGAAAG GGAGTATAAAGTTCTGAATTTGTTGGAATTTACGAGCAAAAGAAAGCGAATGACAGTAATTGTACGAGATGAGGAAGGGCAGATTCTTCTACTATGCAAAGGAGCTGACAG CATCATCTTTGAGCGGTTGGCAAAGAATGGGAAGACATACTTGGGACCTACCACAAGGCATTTGACTGAATATGGAGAAGCCGGGCTCCGTACACTCGCACTTGCTTACAGAAAGCTTGATGAGGATGAATATGCAGCTTGGAACTCTGAGTTTCTTAAGGCCAAAACTTCAATAGGATCTGATAGAGAGGAGCTGCTTGAGACGGGAGCGGATATGATTGAAAAAGAACTTATTCTTATTGGTGCTACTGCTGTAGAGGACAAACTCCAGAAAGGG GTGCCCCAATGCATAGATAAACTTGCTCAAGCTGGGCTCAAGTTATGGGTATTAACTGGGGACAAAATGGAAACAGCAATCAATATTGG ATTCGCATGTAGTTTACTTCGACAAGGCATGAGACAAATCTGCATAACATCCATGAGTTCAGAAGGAGGATCCCAAGATTCAAAAAGG GTTGTGAAAGAGAACATTTTGAATCAACTCACTAAAGCTGTACAAATGGTGAAGCTAGAGAAGGATCCGCACGCTGCGTTTGCTTTGATCATTGACGGGAAAACTCTAACTTATGCGTTAGAGGATGATATGAAGTATCAATTCTTGGCTTTGGCAGTGGATTGTGCATCAGTCATTTGCTGTCGTGTGTCCCCCAAGCAGAAAgctttg GTTGTTAGGTTGGTTAAAGAGGGAACTGGAAAAACCACATTGGCAATAGGTGATGGTGCAAATGATGTTGGGATGATTCAAGAAGCTGACATTGGTGTAGGAATTAGTGGGGTTGAAGgaatgcag GCTGTTATGGCTAGTGACTTTTCGATTGCCCAGTTCCGGTTTTTGGAACGATTACTCGTCGTCCATGGACACTGGTGCTACAAAAGAATAGCTcaaatg ATCTGCTATTTCTTCTACAAAAACATAGCATTTGGTCTCACTCTCTTCTACTTCGAGGCTTTCACCGGATTTTCCGGGCAATCAGTGTACAATGACTACTACTTGTTGCTCTTCAATGTTGTTCTTACCTCATTGCCAGTGATTGCCCTAGGTGTCTTTGAACAGGATGTATCCTCCGAGATCTGCTTACAG TTCCCAGCTTTATACCAACAAGGCACAAAGAACCTCTTCTTCGATTGGTCAAGAATACTTGGATGGATGTGCAATGGTGTCTATGCATCTCTTGTAATATTCTTCCTCAACATCGGAATTATTTACTCTCAAGCTTTCAGAGACGGTGGACAAACAGCTGACATGGATGCTGTCGGCACAACCATGTTCACTTGCATCATATGGGCAGCCAATGTTCAAATCGCATTAACCATGTCCCATTTCACTTGGATCCAACACGTTTTGATATGGGGAAGCATCGGTATGTGGTATCTCTTTGTGGCGATATACAGCATGACGCCTCCGAGTCTGTCTGGAAACATTTACAGGATTCTTGATGAGGTTCTTGCTCCAGCACCAATCTACTGGATGGCTACATTGTTGGTCACGGTGGCAGCAGTTCTTCCTTACGTTGCTCACATCTCTTTCCAGAGATTCTTGAATCCGCTAGATCATCATATCATACAAGAGATCAAATACTACGGAAGAGATATCGAAGATGCGAGATTGTGGACCAGAGAGCGTACAAAagcaagagagaagacaaagatcGGGTTCACAGCTAGAGTGGATGCAAAAATCAGGCATCTACGGTCGAAACTGAACAAGAAGCAGTCAAATCTCTCTCATTTTTCAGCTCAAGATGCAATGTCACCTAGATCATTGTAG
- the LOC104712878 gene encoding uncharacterized protein LOC104712878, which yields MFRSKSCREEIRSSSIKYHCFSNGVNSEAGALSPTNQQPPVMMRSYSTSTYNTYKNPTTLVRDDSNSKYSKRSNKLKKKALKGLCEAEIQRKKRVAAYNVYGVEGRVKGSMKKSFKWFKETCSNAVYGLW from the coding sequence ATGTTCAGATCCAAGTCATGCAGAGAAGAGATCAGAAGCAGCAGCATCAAGTACCACTGCTTCAGTAATGGAGTAAATTCGGAAGCAGGAGCACTTAGCCCAACAAACCAGCAGCCTCCAGTGATGATGAGATCTTACAGCACATCAACTTATAATACATACAAGAATCCAACAACACTGGTGAGAGACGATTCCAACAGTAAGTACTCGAAAAGAAGCAAtaagttgaagaagaaagcGTTAAAGGGTCTGTGTGAGGCAGAgattcagaggaagaagagagtggcTGCTTATAATGTGTACGGTGTTGAAGGAAGAGTGAAGGGATCTATGAAGAAGAGCTTCAAATGGTTCAAAGAGACTTGTTCAAATGCTGTCTATGGTTTGTGGTGA
- the LOC104712876 gene encoding casein kinase 1-like protein 2 — MEPRVGNKFRLGKKIGGGSFGEIYLGTNIQTNEEVAIKLESVKTKHPQLLYESKLYKVLQGGTGVPNVKWYGVEGDYNVLVIDLLGPSLEDLFNFCSRKLSLKTVLMLADQMINRIEFVHQKSFLHRDIKPDNFLMGLGRRANQVYVIDFGLAKKYRDSNHQHIPYRENKNLTGTARYASMNTHLGIEQSRRDDLESLGFVLMYFLKGSLPWQGLKAGNKKQKYEKISEKKVSTSIESLCRGYPSEFASYFHYCRSLRFDDKPDYAYLKRLFRDLFIREGFQFDYVFDWTILKYQQSQISTPPPRHHGPGVGPSSGLPPAIASAERPSGGDEARPSGWSSGIPRRSPVQILSRQKAPVSSDPAISKDVVLSSSSFLRATGSSRRAAVSSSREAAVLGTDSEPSNPQIFEAGSGSNSKIPIGRSSPIVSSEINKLSSPTRATTSVMKNYEANLKGIESLHF; from the exons ATGGAGCCTAGAGTCGGAAACAAGTTTCGGCTCGGAAAGAAGATCGGCGGCGGATCATTCGGAGAGATCTATCTTG GTACCAATATCCAGACGAATGAAGAAGTGGCTATTAAACTT gaAAGCGTGAAAACTAAGCATCCTCAATTGCTGTATGAATCAAAGTTGTATAAAGTATTACAAGGAGGAA CTGGCGTTCCAAACGTTAAATGGTATGGTGTTGAAGGGGACTATAATGTCCTCGTCATAGACTTGTTGGGGCCTAGCCTTGAAGATCTATTCAATTTCTGTAGTAGGAAACTCTCACTAAAGACTGTACTAATGCTTGCAGATCAAATG ATCAATCGCATTGAGTTTGTCCATCAGAAGTCATTTCTACATCGGGACATCAAGCCTGACAACTTTCTGATGGGTCTTGGGAGGCGCGCAAATCAG GTATATGTCATCGACTTTGGTCTGGCAAAGAAGTATAGAGACtcaaatcatcaacatattcCTTACAG ggaaaacaaaaacttgactGGAACTGCTAGATACGCTAGCATGAACACTCACCTTGGCATTG AACAAAGTCGTAGAGATGATTTGGAGTCACTTGGATTTGTTCTCATGTACTTCTTAAAAGGAAG TCTTCCTTGGCAAGGACTGAAAGCTGGCAATAAGAAGCAAAAGTATGAGAAAATCAGTGAAAAGAAAGTATCGACATCTATTGAG TCTTTATGCCGAGGTTATCCATCTGAATTTGCATCCTATTTCCATTATTGCCGTTCCCTGAGATTCGACGACAAGCCAGACTATGCCTACCTGAAACGGCTTTTTCGCGACCTGTTTATTCGTGAAG GCTTCCAGTTTGATTATGTATTTGATTGGACGATCTTGAAGTATCAGCAATCACAGATTTCTACTCCTCCTCCCCGTCATCAT GGTCCTGGAGTTGGGCCAAGCTCTGGCCTCCCCCCTGCCATTGCTAGTGCTGAGAGGCCATCAG GTGGCGACGAAGCTAGACCTTCTGGCTGGTCATCAGGAATCCCTAGACGAAGTCCTGTACAAATTTTGTCTAGACAAAAAGCACCAGTTTCAAGTGATCCTGCAATATCTAAAGATGTAGTG TTATCAAGCTCTAGTTTCCTCCGCGCAACTGGGTCATCAAGACGTGCTGCTGTATCCAGTAGTCGTGAGGCTGCAGTTCTGGGAACTGATTCTGAGCCATCAAACCCTCAAATCTTTGAAGCTGGATCAGGTTCCAACTCAAAGATCCCTATTGGTCGAAGCTCCCCTATCGTCTCATCTGAGATCAACAAGCTGTCATCACCTACAAGGGCAACTACTTCAGTCATGAAGAACTATGAAGCTAATCTTAAAGGGATCGAGAGTCTTCATTTTTAG
- the LOC104712875 gene encoding probable phospholipid-transporting ATPase 5 isoform X2, with protein sequence MARGRIRSKLGLSHLYTFGCLRPSTLEGQDSQPIQGPGFSRTVFCNQPHMHKKKPLRYRSNYVSTTRYNLITFFPKSLYEQFHRAANLYFLVAAILSVFPLSPFNKWSMIAPLVFVVGLSMLKEALEDWRRFMQDVKINARKTCVHKSDGVFRQRKWKKVSVGDIVKVEKDEFFPADLLLLSSSYDDGICYVETMNLDGETNLKVKRSLDLSVPLDDDESFKNFMATVRCEDPNPNLYTFVGNLEYERQTFPLDPSQILLRDSKLRNTTYVYGVVVFTGFDTKVMQNSTKSPSKRSRIERTMDYIIYTLLVLLILISCISSSGFAWETEFHMPKMWYLRPAEPIDFTNPTNPIYAGVVHLITALLLYGYLIPISLYVSIEVVKVWQASFINQDLHMYDDESGVPAQARTSNLNEELGQVHTILSDKTGTLTCNQMDFLKCSIAGTSYGVRSSEVELAAAKQMAVDLEEHGEISSTPQSQTKVYGTWDSSRTQEIEVEGCTNEGGDNNYNNRRAPIKGFGFEDIRLMNGNWLRESQPNDILQFFRILAICHTAIPELNEETGKYTYEAESPDEASFLAAAREFGFEFFKRTQSSVVIRERFSGSGQIIEREYKVLNLLEFTSKRKRMTVIVRDEEGQILLLCKGADSIIFERLAKNGKTYLGPTTRHLTEYGEAGLRTLALAYRKLDEDEYAAWNSEFLKAKTSIGSDREELLETGADMIEKELILIGATAVEDKLQKGVPQCIDKLAQAGLKLWVLTGDKMETAINIGFACSLLRQGMRQICITSMSSEGGSQDSKRVVKENILNQLTKAVQMVKLEKDPHAAFALIIDGKTLTYALEDDMKYQFLALAVDCASVICCRVSPKQKALVVRLVKEGTGKTTLAIGDGANDVGMIQEADIGVGISGVEGMQAVMASDFSIAQFRFLERLLVVHGHWCYKRIAQMICYFFYKNIAFGLTLFYFEAFTGFSGQSVYNDYYLLLFNVVLTSLPVIALGVFEQDVSSEICLQFPALYQQGTKNLFFDWSRILGWMCNGVYASLVIFFLNIGIIYSQAFRDGGQTADMDAVGTTMFTCIIWAANVQIALTMSHFTWIQHVLIWGSIGMWYLFVAIYSMTPPSLSGNIYRILDEVLAPAPIYWMATLLVTVAAVLPYVAHISFQRFLNPLDHHIIQEIKYYGRDIEDARLWTRERTKAREKTKIGFTARVDAKIRHLRSKLNKKQSNLSHFSAQDAMSPRSL encoded by the exons ATGGCTCGAGGTAGAATAAGATCGAAGCTGGGACTAAGCCATCTTTATACATTTGGATGTCTTAGGCCTAGTACGCTTGAAGGTCAAGACTCTCAACCAATCCAAGGTCCAGGATTTAGCAGGACTGTGTTCTGTAATCAGCCTCATATGCACAAGAAGAAGCCTTTGAGATATCGTTCTAATTATGTCTCTACCACTAGGTACAATCTCATCACTTTCTTCCCCAAGTCCTTGTACGAGCAGTTCCACCGTGCTGCAAATCTCTACTTCTTGGTAGCTGCGATTCTCTCCGTGTTTCCTCTCTCACCGTTCAACAAATGGAGCATGATTGCTCCTTTGGTCTTTGTCGTTGGGCTTAGTATGTTAAAAGAGGCTCTAGAAGATTGGCGTAGGTTTATGCAAGATGTGAAGATCAATGCCCGTAAAACTTGTGTTCATAAAAGCGACGGTGTGTTTCGTCAGAGGAAGTGGAAGAAGGTTAGCGTTGGGGATATTGTGAAAGTGGAGAAGGACGAATTCTTCCCTGCTGATTTGCTTCTTTTGTCTTCAAGTTACGATGATGGGATTTGCTACGTTGAGACTATGAACTTGGATGGTGAAACAAACTTGAAAGTGAAGAG ATCCTTGGATTTGTCAGTGCCACTAGATGATGATGAGTCTTTCAAGAACTTCATGGCGACGGTAAGATGTGAAGATCCAAACCCGAATCTCTATACCTTTGTTGGCAATCTAGAGTATGAGCGGCAAACATTTCCTCTGGATCCAAGTCAAATTCTCTTAAGAGACTCAAAGCTTAGGAATACAACCTACGTTTATGGAGTTGTGGTATTTACTGGTTTTGATACCAAAGTTATGCAGAATTCAACAAAATCGCCTTCCAAGAGAAGCAGAATCGAAAGAACAATGGACTACATCATCTACACACTTCTTGTCCTACTTATTTTAATCTCTTGCATCAGCTCATCAGGATTTGCTTGGGAGACAGAGTTTCACATGCCAAAAATGTGGTACTTACGACCTGCCGAGCCTATAGATTTTACAAATCCGACCAATCCAATCTACGCTGGGGTTGTCCATCTCATCACTGCTCTATTGCTTTACGGCTATTTGATTCCAATCTCTCTTTATGTTTCCATCGAGGTTGTCAAAGTCTGGCAAGCAAGTTTCATCAACCAAGATTTACACATGTATGATGATGAGAGTGGAGTCCCTGCACAAGCGCGAACTTCGAACCTAAACGAAGAGCTTGGTCAGGTTCATACTATCCTCTCCGACAAAACAGGAACTTTGACATGTAATCAGATGGATTTCTTGAAATGCTCCATTGCTGGCACTTCTTATGGTGTGCGTTCTAGCGAAGTAGAGCTTGCTGCTGCAAAGCAGATGGCTGTTGATCTTGAAGAGCACGGAGAGATATCGAGTACTCCTCAGTCTCAGACTAAAGTGTATGGTACATGGGACAGTAGCCGTACACAAGAAATCGAGGTGGAAGGTTGCACAAATGAGGGAGGGGACAATAACTATAATAATCGTAGAGCTCCTATAAAGGGATTTGGTTTTGAGGATATCAGACTTATGAATGGTAATTGGTTGAGGGAATCACAACCAAATGACATTCTGCAGTTCTTCCGCATATTAGCTATTTGTCACACTGCTATTCCCGAGCTGAACGAGGAGACTGGTAAGTACACCTACGAAGCAGAGTCACCTGATGAGGCTTCTTTTCTTGCTGCTGCTAGagagtttggttttgagttcTTCAAGAGAACCCAGTCAAGCGTTGTTATCCGCGAAAGGTTCTCTGGTTCAGGGCAAATAATCGAAAG GGAGTATAAAGTTCTGAATTTGTTGGAATTTACGAGCAAAAGAAAGCGAATGACAGTAATTGTACGAGATGAGGAAGGGCAGATTCTTCTACTATGCAAAGGAGCTGACAG CATCATCTTTGAGCGGTTGGCAAAGAATGGGAAGACATACTTGGGACCTACCACAAGGCATTTGACTGAATATGGAGAAGCCGGGCTCCGTACACTCGCACTTGCTTACAGAAAGCTTGATGAGGATGAATATGCAGCTTGGAACTCTGAGTTTCTTAAGGCCAAAACTTCAATAGGATCTGATAGAGAGGAGCTGCTTGAGACGGGAGCGGATATGATTGAAAAAGAACTTATTCTTATTGGTGCTACTGCTGTAGAGGACAAACTCCAGAAAGGG GTGCCCCAATGCATAGATAAACTTGCTCAAGCTGGGCTCAAGTTATGGGTATTAACTGGGGACAAAATGGAAACAGCAATCAATATTGG ATTCGCATGTAGTTTACTTCGACAAGGCATGAGACAAATCTGCATAACATCCATGAGTTCAGAAGGAGGATCCCAAGATTCAAAAAGG GTTGTGAAAGAGAACATTTTGAATCAACTCACTAAAGCTGTACAAATGGTGAAGCTAGAGAAGGATCCGCACGCTGCGTTTGCTTTGATCATTGACGGGAAAACTCTAACTTATGCGTTAGAGGATGATATGAAGTATCAATTCTTGGCTTTGGCAGTGGATTGTGCATCAGTCATTTGCTGTCGTGTGTCCCCCAAGCAGAAAgctttg GTTGTTAGGTTGGTTAAAGAGGGAACTGGAAAAACCACATTGGCAATAGGTGATGGTGCAAATGATGTTGGGATGATTCAAGAAGCTGACATTGGTGTAGGAATTAGTGGGGTTGAAGgaatgcag GCTGTTATGGCTAGTGACTTTTCGATTGCCCAGTTCCGGTTTTTGGAACGATTACTCGTCGTCCATGGACACTGGTGCTACAAAAGAATAGCTcaaatg ATCTGCTATTTCTTCTACAAAAACATAGCATTTGGTCTCACTCTCTTCTACTTCGAGGCTTTCACCGGATTTTCCGGGCAATCAGTGTACAATGACTACTACTTGTTGCTCTTCAATGTTGTTCTTACCTCATTGCCAGTGATTGCCCTAGGTGTCTTTGAACAGGATGTATCCTCCGAGATCTGCTTACAG TTCCCAGCTTTATACCAACAAGGCACAAAGAACCTCTTCTTCGATTGGTCAAGAATACTTGGATGGATGTGCAATGGTGTCTATGCATCTCTTGTAATATTCTTCCTCAACATCGGAATTATTTACTCTCAAGCTTTCAGAGACGGTGGACAAACAGCTGACATGGATGCTGTCGGCACAACCATGTTCACTTGCATCATATGGGCAGCCAATGTTCAAATCGCATTAACCATGTCCCATTTCACTTGGATCCAACACGTTTTGATATGGGGAAGCATCGGTATGTGGTATCTCTTTGTGGCGATATACAGCATGACGCCTCCGAGTCTGTCTGGAAACATTTACAGGATTCTTGATGAGGTTCTTGCTCCAGCACCAATCTACTGGATGGCTACATTGTTGGTCACGGTGGCAGCAGTTCTTCCTTACGTTGCTCACATCTCTTTCCAGAGATTCTTGAATCCGCTAGATCATCATATCATACAAGAGATCAAATACTACGGAAGAGATATCGAAGATGCGAGATTGTGGACCAGAGAGCGTACAAAagcaagagagaagacaaagatcGGGTTCACAGCTAGAGTGGATGCAAAAATCAGGCATCTACGGTCGAAACTGAACAAGAAGCAGTCAAATCTCTCTCATTTTTCAGCTCAAGATGCAATGTCACCTAGATCATTGTAG
- the LOC104712879 gene encoding eukaryotic initiation factor 4A-3 encodes MAGMASDGTQYDPRQFDTKMNAILGEEGEETFYTNYDEVCDSFDAMDLKTDLLRGIYAYGFEKPSAIQQRGIIPFCKGLDVIQQAQSGTGKTATFCSGVLQQLDYSLVQCQALVLAPTRELAQQIEKVMRALGDYLGVKAQACVGGTSVREDQRVLQSGVHVVVGTPGRVFDLLRRQSLRADAIKMFVLDEADEMLSRGFKDQIYDIFQLLPSKVQVGVFSATMPPEALEITRKFMNKPVRILVKRDELTLEGIKQFYVNVDKEEWKLETLCDLYETLAITQSVIFVNTRRKVDWLTDKMRSRDHTVSATHGDMDQNTRDIIMREFRSGSSRVLITTDLLARGIDVQQVSLVINFDLPTQPENYLHRIGRSGRFGRKGVAINFMTTEDERMLSDIQKFYNVVVEELPSNVADLL; translated from the exons ATGGCAGGAATGGCCTCTGATGGAACCCAATACGATCCTCGTCAGTTTGATACTAAGATGAATGCCAT ACTCggcgaggaaggagaggaaaCATTCTACACTAACTATGACGAAGTTTGCGATAGCTTTGATGCTATGGACTTGAAGACTGATCTTCTTAGGGGTATTTATGCTTACG GTTTTGAGAAGCCTTCTGCTATTCAGCAGAGAGGAATTATCCCATTCTGCAAGGGTCTTGATGTGATCCAGCAAGCTCAGTCTGGAACCGGAAAAACCGCTACCTTTTGCTCTGGCGTTTTGCAGCAGCTCGATTACAGTTTGGTTCAGTGCCAAGCTCTGGTTTTGGCGCCTACCCGAGAACTCGCCCAGCAAATCGAAAAGGTCATGAGGGCACTTGGTGACTACCTTGGTGTCAAGGCTCAGGCCTGTGTTGGTGGAACAAGTGTACGTGAGGATCAACGTGTTCTTCAGTCTGGTGttcatgttgttgttggaaCACCTGGTCGTGTCTTTGACTTGTTGCGTAGACAATCCCTCCGTGCTGATGCAATCAAAATGTTTGTTCTCGATGAAGCTGATGAGATGCTCTCTCGTGGTTTCAAAGATCAG ATATACGACATCTTCCAGCTTCTTCCTTCCAAGGTTCAGGTTGGTGTTTTCTCAGCTACAATGCCACCTGAAGCCCTTGAGATCACAAGGAAGTTCATGAACAAACCAGTCAGGATTCTGGTTAAGAGAGATGAGCTGACCCTTGAAGGTATCAAGCAGTTTTATGTCAACGTAGACAAGGAAGAGTGGAAACTCGAGACACTATGCGATCTCTACGAGACTCTGGCAATCACACAAAGTGTCATCTTTGTCAACACAAGGCGTAAGGTTGATTGGCTGACCGACAAAATGAGAAGCCGTGACCACACTGTCTCAGCCACACACGGAGACATGGACCAAAACACAAGAGACATCATCATGCGTGAATTCCGCTCTGGATCTTCCCGTGTCCTCATAACCACTGACCTCCTTGCACGTGGTATCGATGTTCAGCAAGTTTCTCTGGTCATAAACTTTGACCTCCCAACCCAACCAGAGAACTACCTTCACCGTATTGGAAGAAGTGGAAGGTTTGGAAGGAAAGGAGTGGCAATCAATTTCATGACAactgaagatgagagaatgtTGTCTGATATTCAGAAGTTTTACAATGTGGTCGTTGAGGAGTTGCCAAGCAATGTTGCTGATCTTCTCTGa